One genomic segment of Acropora muricata isolate sample 2 unplaced genomic scaffold, ASM3666990v1 scaffold_754, whole genome shotgun sequence includes these proteins:
- the LOC136907787 gene encoding uncharacterized protein has protein sequence MTIGYKILDCQHGPDRKKNAKDKLSRQKEGDHSFKGKRFLPQDTIKFGCPAKIFMSEVVRFAGYKITDNTERLRRGMSDRLRTDVKNGQRPQFERRIYISLPLEEDYKDHVLGEVDYKNRCHMTT, from the exons ATGACAATTGGATATAAAATATTGGATTGTCAGCATGGTCCGGAcaggaagaaaaatgcaaaagacaAGCTTTCGAGACAAAAG GAGGGGGATCATTCATTTAAAGGAAAGAGGTTTCTGCCCCAAGACACTATTAAGTTTGGCTGCCCTGCAAAGATCTTTATGTCAGAAGTTGTACGATTTGCAGGTTACAAG ATTACAGATAACACAGAGCGACTCAGACGAGGCATGTCTGATAGACTTAGGACTGATGTGAAAAATGGACAGAGGCCTCAGTTTGAGAGAAGAATCTACATCAGTTTGCCCTTAGAGGAAGATTACAAAGATCATGTCCTTGGAGAGGTAGATTACAAGAATAGATGCCACATGACAACATAA